In Notolabrus celidotus isolate fNotCel1 chromosome 8, fNotCel1.pri, whole genome shotgun sequence, a genomic segment contains:
- the kdm3b gene encoding lysine-specific demethylase 3B isoform X4 translates to MGESLELIGKRLLLLLDEGRSANGSEPEQATWARDWLRGTVRAVSVIGLVAPEGRGGEATTTSSSAAGLTVFVEFENASQRCSWVQVYDDGVKAVLVEESIVWASRSDSAGTAGNAASTTAWPALAFRSLVDRVGLGSLVAVEYFGNKNFEFLPNNKTVQRFEVDKDIGHPLLLEQPSVHAAISSWHTDFELQEIFRKGSFTVQGRRVRVYQPEFEECWASGLVSRHDPISHIMEITLDKGEGNQMVDPRVIHVMLTEELGKNGRRRKDSETMKGDGGRRRRTASEGEDDLNLKRFKGAGDAAADGENCADSNKTPAEAMGVWGGDSGERVSSTTKNGSSSEGPFPQGRVSSPNTNTPLQMDQSNATPPRYPAHVKENGRSISTQGAADSTTTASHTPTPPPLKPAPSPFSTTSFPSLGQMPSLVPGAPAPKASPSPQPDREEASQSAFSKTAALVSPGPVTISWSHDSGPSVALSASVGFSPKAPAWGSQTEGSKMAPAFRLPQSTAPVFGEVTSQTNGASTTTTTPQDTPRPFGFGFSGAKNKTQSPQDQNLFFQCMTQNSGSSPSLAAGQTQSKDTSYFNTVSESLSKEPPSLFKPAASSEALKKPEQPKVPETHPTGNGVLNKPSSAFQGMGGSAAGRGSGLSIGGLATQSTSKRSSNDGMSMGSLGLQSGFNTSDSHQNLFLQASKEPTNPFLAYGDKTSHTSFAGLSGAEPQTVGPSPDSKSNLFTMAEPPKGILSSPFSALSAAASPSSSSSPAPASSHRAQTEGTVTKEEQEASEMPSSTSGCPMFGSTGPRAMEDLPVSFDQSQSQKFSLEERGQSSKRDSDSSSNSDLSDLSENEEGLEKGPVPGGPSHPAKDAAMLQKAKVQGAPKSRPRNKPFKVGQSVLKDQSKVRRLKQSGESFLQDGSCINVAPHLHKCRECRLERYRKYRAPDDDSDDEDDPNVACRFFHFRRLAFTRKGVLRVEGFLSPQQSDAMAMGLWLPAPAVQEGLDLDTSKYILANVGDQFCQLVMSEKEAMMMVEPHQKVAWKRAVRGVREMCDVCETTLFNIHWVCRKCGFGVCLDCYRLRRNRPREDVDEGPEDEVFAWLKCAKGQPHEPQNLMPTQIIPGTALYNIGDMVHSARGKWGIKANCPCASRHTKPLVRPSAPNGISQSASSSGSIISAATPGIGTTPKSEGETSVIKTEPTQTAAPSDSGGGESVGSTSNSTSGTSSPCNLSQSSAKEPRSSGEGNSSALHWLADLATQKAKDDTKESGSLRSMMSRDSRPPFGLDSLSALSKPSASSPKLFNSLLLGSSMAQSKPEGSSLRDLLNSGPGKLPQGPGESGVPFPSVFTSAGSDKLKSSLPNFLDHIIASVVETKKAEGRRTGASEGGELGVLGGRKDGVMGLSVLEPHTSHSWLCDGRLLCLQDPSNSNNWKIFRECWKQGQPVLVSGIHKRLKGGLWHPDAFSKEFGDQDVDLVNCRNCAIISDVKVRDFWDGFQVISKRLQDSGGQPMVLKLKDWPPGEDFRDMMPTRFEDLMDNLPLPEYTKRDGRLNLAARLPNFFVRPDLGPKMYNAYGLTSSEDRKVGTTNLHLDVSDAVNVMVYVGIPQIEGDQEHEVMITIEEGDVDEMTKRRAFEGEEKPGALWHIYAAKDAEKIRELLRKVGEEQGQENPPDHDPIHDQSWYLDQTLRRRLYEEYGVQGWAIVQFLGDAVFIPAGAPHQVHNLYSCIKVAEDFVSPEHVRHCFRLTQEFRHLSTTHTNHEDKLQVKNIIYHAVKDAVGTLKAHEPKLARP, encoded by the exons ATGGGGGAGTCTCTCGAATTGATAGGGAAGCGTCTGCTTTTGCTCCTCGACGAGGGCAGGTCTGCAAACGGGTCTGAGCCGGAGCAGGCTACCTGGGCCCGGGACTGGCTCAGGGGGACGGTGCGGGCAGTCAGCGTCATTGGCCTGGTCGCTCCGGAGGGTCGCGGAGGAGAGGCGACAACCACATCCAGTTCTGCTGCGGGGCTGACG gtgtttgtggagtttgagAACGCCTCTCAGCGGTGTTCTTGGGTACAGGTGTACGACGACGGGGTGAAAGCCGTGCTGGTGGAGGAGTCCATTGTTTGGGCCAGTCGGAGTGATAGTGCTGGAACTGCTGGAAACGCAGCATCAACCACAGCCTGGCCTGCCTTG GCCTTCCGCTCCCTTGTGGACAGAGTTGGTTTAGGATCGTTGGTTGCTGTGGAGTATTTCGGAAACAAGAACTTTGAGTTCCTGCCTAATAACAAAACTGTCCAGAGGTTTGAG GTTGATAAAGACATAGGACATCctttgttgttggagcagcccTCTGTGCATGCTGCCATCTCCAGCTGGCACACTGACTTTGAACTTCAGGAGATCTTCAGGAAGG GTTCGTTCACTGTTCAAGGACGTAGGGTTCGTGTGTACCAGCCAGAGTTTGAGGAGTGCTGGGCCTCAGGACTGGTCTCTCGGCACGATCCAATCTCACACATCATGGAGATCACTTTGGATAAG GGTGAAGGAAATCAGATGGTAGATCCTCGTGTGATACATGTCATGCTCACTGAGGAG CTTGGTAAGAATGGGCGGCGAAGGAAGGACAGTGAAACAATGAAGGGTGACGGCGGACGTAGACGTAGGACTGCCTCCGAAGGTGAGGATGACTTGAACTTGAAACGCTTCAAAGGAGCAGGAGATGCCGCAGCCGATGGGGAGAACTGTGCCGATTCCAACAAGACTCCTGCAGAAGCGATGGGAGTCTGGGGTGGAGACTCGGGCGAAAGAGTCAGCAGCACAACCAAAAACGGAAGCTCTTCAGAGGGACCTTTTCCTCAGGGCAGAGTGTCATCCCCCAACACCAATACCCCACTCCAGATGGACCAATCCAATGCCACTCCTCCTCGTTATCCTGCCCACGTCAAAGAAAACGGTCGTTCAATCTCCACGCAAGGGGCAGCAGACTCCACAACAACCGCTAGTCACACCcctaccccccctcccctcaaacCAGCCCCCTCTCCTTTCTCCACCACATCTTTCCCTTCACTCGGCCAGATGCCAAGCCTGGTCCCTGGAGCACCAGCCCCCAAGGCCTCCCCATCCCCCCagccagacagagaggaggcctCCCAGTCGGCCTTCTCTAAAACAGCTGCTCTTGTTTCCCCGGGGCCTGTCACCATTTCTTGGTCACATGACAGCGGCCCTAGTGTGGCACTGTCTGCTTCTGTGGGTTTTAGTCCTAAAGCTCCCGCCTGGGGAAGCCAAACTGAG GGCTCTAAAATGGCTCCAGCTTTCCGTTTGCCCCAGTCCACTGCTCCTGTTTTTGGAGAAGTCACTTCTCAGACGAATGGAGCTTCCACTACTACTACAACCCCCCAAGACACTCCAAGGCCCTTTGGTTTCGGCTTTAGCGGGGCAAAGAACAAGACTCAATCCCCGCAAGACCAAAACTTGTTTTTCCAGTGTATGACCCAGAATTCTGGCTCCAGCCCGAGCCTAGCTGCTGGTCAGACCCAGTCCAAGGACACCAGTTACTTCAACACTGTGTCTGAGAGCCTGAGCAAAGAACCCCCGAGCCTTTTCAAGCCTGCTGCCTCCAGTGAAGCTCTGAAGAAGCCTGAGCAGCCCAAAGTGCCTGAGACCCATCCGACAGGAAATGGTGTGCTCAACAAACCTTCATCAGCCTTCCAGGGCATGGGTGGCTCTGCGGCTGGGAGAGGCTCTGGTCTAAGTATTGGTGGTCTAGCTACTCAAAGTACTTCTAAGAGGAGCAGTAATGATGGCATGTCCATGGGGAGCTTAGGCTTGCAATCTGGTTTTAATACCTCAGATAGCCACCAGAATCTTTTTCTGCAGGCCTCCAAAGAGCCCACGAATCCTTTTCTAGCATATGGGGATAAAACCTCCCACACCTCCTTTGCTGGACTCAGTGGTGCTGAACCACAGACTGTTGGTCCTTCCCCAGACAGCAAATCAAACCTGTTCACCATGGCAGAGCCACCTAAAGGGATTCTGTCTTCCCCGTTCTCAGCTCTTTCTGCAGCCGCCTCCcccagctcctcttcctctccagcaCCGGCTTCATCACATAGGGCACAGACTGAAGGGACTGTGACAAAGGAAGAGCAGGAAGCTAGTGAGATGCCTTCATCCACCTCAGGCTGCCCCATGTTTGGAAGTACTGGCCCTAGAGCAATGGAGGACCTTCCTGTGTCCTTTGACCAGAGCCAATCGCAGAAGTTTTCCCTAGAGGAAAGAGGTCAATCATCCAAACGTGACtctgactccagcagcaacagcgaCCTGTCAGACTTGAGTGAGAACGAGGAGGGCTTAGAGAAAGGCCCAGTCCCAGGCGGACCATCACACCCTGCAAAGGATGCAGCCATGTTGCAGAAAGCTAAAGTCCAAGGGGCTCCGAAGAGTCGTCCACGTAACAAGCcctttaaag TGGGCCAGTCTGTACTAAAAGACCAGAGCAAAGTGCGCCGTTTGAAGCAGTCTGGTGAGTCCTTTCTACAGGATGGCTCCTGCATCAACGTGGCACCTCACCTGCATAAATGCCGCGAGTGCCGCCTGGAGCGTTACAGAAAATATCGAGCTCCAGATGATGACAGCGATGATGAAGACGATCCCAACGTGGCCTGTCGTTTTTTCCATTTCAGAAG GTTGGCTTTCACTCGTAAAGGTGTCCTTCGTGTGGAAGGCTTTCTGAGCCCTCAGCAGAGCGATGCCATGGCCATGGGTCTGTGGTTGCCTGCACCAGCTGTCCAAGAGGGTCTGGACCTTGATACATCCAAGTACATCCTGGCCAATGTGGGAGACCAGTTCTGTCAGTTGGTCATGTCGGAGAAGGAGGcgatgatgatggtggagccTCACC AAAAAGTGGCTTGGAAGCGTGCGGTGCGAGGGGTCAGAgaaatgtgtgatgtgtgtgagacCACTCTATTCAACATCCACTGGGTGTGTCGCAAGTGTGGTTTCGGAGTGTGTCTGGACTGCTATCGGCTTCGCAGGAACAGGCCAAGGGAGG ATGTTGATGAGGGTCCAGAAGATGAGGTGTTCGCCTGGTTAAAATGTGCCAAAGGACAACCTCATGAGCCACAGAACCTCATGCCTACACAGATTATACCTGGAACAG CTCTTTACAACATAGGTGACATGGTACACTCAGCAAGAGGCAAGTGGGGAATTAAGGCTAATTGTCCATGTGCAAGTCGACACACCAAGCCTCTAGTGCGCCCCAGTGCCCCCAATGGGATTTCACAG TCTGCATCAAGCAGTGGTAGCATCATCTCAGCTGCAACCCCTGGCATTGGCACGACTCCAAAATCAGAGGGAGAAACATCAGTGATCAAGACAGAACctacacaaacagcagctccaTCAGACAGTGGGGGAGGGGAAAGTGTAGGCAGCACCAGTAACTCCACCAGTGGTACATCCTCCCCCTGTAACCTCTCTCAGTCCTCTGCAAAGGAGCCACGCTCATCAGGAGAGGGCAACAGCTCTGCTCTGCACTGGCTGGCAGACCTGGCCACACAGAAAGCTAAGGATGACACTAAGG AATCCGGTTCACTCCGCTCTATGATGAGTCGAGACAGCCGGCCCCCCTTTGGCCTGGACTCGCTCAGTGCACTGTCTAAGCCTTCTGCTTCCAGCCCTAAGCTTTTTAACAGCCTGTTACTAGGCTCCAGCATGGCCCAGTCCAAACCTGAGGGGTCCAGTCTCCGGGACCTGCTCAACTCTGGACCAGGGAAACTCCCCCAGGGGCCTGGAGAGAGTGGTGTACCATTCCCTTCTGTCTTTACCTCAGCAGGC AGTGACAAGCTGAAGAGCAGTCTCCCCAACTTTCTGGATCACATAATCGCCTCAGTTGTGGAGACCAAGAAGGCAGAAGGCCGTCGGACCGGGGCCTctgaaggaggagagctggGTGTGTTGGGGGGCCGCAAAGACGGCGTAATGGGCCTTAGTGTTCTAGAGCCGCACACCTCCCACTCCTGGCTCTGTGATGGGCGACTTCTCTGCCTTCAAGATCccagcaacagcaacaactgGAAGATCTTCAGAGAGTGCTGGAAGCAGGGACAG CCTGTGTTGGTGTCAGGGATACATAAACGTCTGAAAGGAGGGTTATGGCATCCCGATGCCTTCAGCAAAGAGTTTGGAGACCAGGATGTCGACCTGGTCAATTGTAGAAACTGTGCTATCATCTCTGATGTGAAGGTGCGGGACTTCTGGGACGGCTTCCAGGTCATCTCCA AGCGACTGCAAGATAGTGGGGGCCAGCCCATGGTGTTAAAATTAAAGGATTGGCCTCCAGGTGAAGACTTCAGAGACATGATGCCAACACG GTTTGAAGATCTGATGGATAACCTCCCCTTACCTGAGTACACAAAAAGAGACGGTCGTCTTAACCTTGCCGCCCGCCTGCCtaacttttttgtgcgtccggATCTTGGACCTAAGATGTATAATGCCTATG GCTTAACTTCGTCTGAAGACAGGAAGGTGGGAACAACTAACCTCCACCTGGATGTGTCTGATGCTGTCAATGTCATGGTCTATGTTGGCATCCCTCAAATAGAAGGAGACCAGGAGCATG AGGTCATGATCACTATCGAGGAGGGTGATGTGGATGAAATGACCAAGAGGAGGGCGtttgagggagaggagaaacctgGAGCTCTATGGCACATCTATGCTGCCAAGGATGCTGAGAAAATCAGAGAACTTCTCCGCAAG GTGGGAGAAGAGCAGGGTCAAGAGAACCCTCCAGACCATGACCCCATTCATGACCAGAGCTGGTACCTGGATCAGACGCTCCGCCGCAGGCTATATGAGGAATATGGCGTCCAGGGTTGGGCGATTGTACAGTTCTTAGGAGATGCTGTTTTTATCCCAGCTGGAGCTCCACATCAG GTGCACAACCTGTACAGCTGTATCAAGGTGGCAGAGGACTTTGTGTCTCCTGAGCATGTCAGGCACTGTTTCAGACTGACTCAGGAGTTTAGACATCTGTCTACTACTCATACAAACCATGAGGACAAGCTACAG gtgaAGAACATCATCTATCACGCAGTGAAGGACGCTGTTGGAACCCTGAAGGCCCATGAACCTAAACTAGCACGTCCTTAG
- the kdm3b gene encoding lysine-specific demethylase 3B isoform X3: MGESLELIGKRLLLLLDEGRSANGSEPEQATWARDWLRGTVRAVSVIGLVAPEGRGGEATTTSSSAAGLTVFVEFENASQRCSWVQVYDDGVKAVLVEESIVWASRSDSAGTAGNAASTTAWPALAFRSLVDRVGLGSLVAVEYFGNKNFEFLPNNKTVQRFEVDKDIGHPLLLEQPSVHAAISSWHTDFELQEIFRKGSFTVQGRRVRVYQPEFEECWASGLVSRHDPISHIMEITLDKGEGNQMVDPRVIHVMLTEELGKNGRRRKDSETMKGDGGRRRRTASEGEDDLNLKRFKGAGDAAADGENCADSNKTPAEAMGVWGGDSGERVSSTTKNGSSSEGPFPQGRVSSPNTNTPLQMDQSNATPPRYPAHVKENGRSISTQGAADSTTTASHTPTPPPLKPAPSPFSTTSFPSLGQMPSLVPGAPAPKASPSPQPDREEASQSAFSKTAALVSPGPVTISWSHDSGPSVALSASVGFSPKAPAWGSQTEGSKMAPAFRLPQSTAPVFGEVTSQTNGASTTTTTPQDTPRPFGFGFSGAKNKTQSPQDQNLFFQCMTQNSGSSPSLAAGQTQSKDTSYFNTVSESLSKEPPSLFKPAASSEALKKPEQPKVPETHPTGNGVLNKPSSAFQGMGGSAAGRGSGLSIGGLATQSTSKRSSNDGMSMGSLGLQSGFNTSDSHQNLFLQASKEPTNPFLAYGDKTSHTSFAGLSGAEPQTVGPSPDSKSNLFTMAEPPKGILSSPFSALSAAASPSSSSSPAPASSHRAQTEGTVTKEEQEASEMPSSTSGCPMFGSTGPRAMEDLPVSFDQSQSQKFSLEERGQSSKRDSDSSSNSDLSDLSENEEGLEKGPVPGGPSHPAKDAAMLQKAKVQGAPKSRPRNKPFKVGQSVLKDQSKVRRLKQSGESFLQDGSCINVAPHLHKCRECRLERYRKYRAPDDDSDDEDDPNVACRFFHFRRLAFTRKGVLRVEGFLSPQQSDAMAMGLWLPAPAVQEGLDLDTSKYILANVGDQFCQLVMSEKEAMMMVEPHQKVAWKRAVRGVREMCDVCETTLFNIHWVCRKCGFGVCLDCYRLRRNRPREDVDEGPEDEVFAWLKCAKGQPHEPQNLMPTQIIPGTALYNIGDMVHSARGKWGIKANCPCASRHTKPLVRPSAPNGISQQSASSSGSIISAATPGIGTTPKSEGETSVIKTEPTQTAAPSDSGGGESVGSTSNSTSGTSSPCNLSQSSAKEPRSSGEGNSSALHWLADLATQKAKDDTKESGSLRSMMSRDSRPPFGLDSLSALSKPSASSPKLFNSLLLGSSMAQSKPEGSSLRDLLNSGPGKLPQGPGESGVPFPSVFTSAGSDKLKSSLPNFLDHIIASVVETKKAEGRRTGASEGGELGVLGGRKDGVMGLSVLEPHTSHSWLCDGRLLCLQDPSNSNNWKIFRECWKQGQPVLVSGIHKRLKGGLWHPDAFSKEFGDQDVDLVNCRNCAIISDVKVRDFWDGFQVISKRLQDSGGQPMVLKLKDWPPGEDFRDMMPTRFEDLMDNLPLPEYTKRDGRLNLAARLPNFFVRPDLGPKMYNAYGLTSSEDRKVGTTNLHLDVSDAVNVMVYVGIPQIEGDQEHEVMITIEEGDVDEMTKRRAFEGEEKPGALWHIYAAKDAEKIRELLRKVGEEQGQENPPDHDPIHDQSWYLDQTLRRRLYEEYGVQGWAIVQFLGDAVFIPAGAPHQVHNLYSCIKVAEDFVSPEHVRHCFRLTQEFRHLSTTHTNHEDKLQVKNIIYHAVKDAVGTLKAHEPKLARP, encoded by the exons ATGGGGGAGTCTCTCGAATTGATAGGGAAGCGTCTGCTTTTGCTCCTCGACGAGGGCAGGTCTGCAAACGGGTCTGAGCCGGAGCAGGCTACCTGGGCCCGGGACTGGCTCAGGGGGACGGTGCGGGCAGTCAGCGTCATTGGCCTGGTCGCTCCGGAGGGTCGCGGAGGAGAGGCGACAACCACATCCAGTTCTGCTGCGGGGCTGACG gtgtttgtggagtttgagAACGCCTCTCAGCGGTGTTCTTGGGTACAGGTGTACGACGACGGGGTGAAAGCCGTGCTGGTGGAGGAGTCCATTGTTTGGGCCAGTCGGAGTGATAGTGCTGGAACTGCTGGAAACGCAGCATCAACCACAGCCTGGCCTGCCTTG GCCTTCCGCTCCCTTGTGGACAGAGTTGGTTTAGGATCGTTGGTTGCTGTGGAGTATTTCGGAAACAAGAACTTTGAGTTCCTGCCTAATAACAAAACTGTCCAGAGGTTTGAG GTTGATAAAGACATAGGACATCctttgttgttggagcagcccTCTGTGCATGCTGCCATCTCCAGCTGGCACACTGACTTTGAACTTCAGGAGATCTTCAGGAAGG GTTCGTTCACTGTTCAAGGACGTAGGGTTCGTGTGTACCAGCCAGAGTTTGAGGAGTGCTGGGCCTCAGGACTGGTCTCTCGGCACGATCCAATCTCACACATCATGGAGATCACTTTGGATAAG GGTGAAGGAAATCAGATGGTAGATCCTCGTGTGATACATGTCATGCTCACTGAGGAG CTTGGTAAGAATGGGCGGCGAAGGAAGGACAGTGAAACAATGAAGGGTGACGGCGGACGTAGACGTAGGACTGCCTCCGAAGGTGAGGATGACTTGAACTTGAAACGCTTCAAAGGAGCAGGAGATGCCGCAGCCGATGGGGAGAACTGTGCCGATTCCAACAAGACTCCTGCAGAAGCGATGGGAGTCTGGGGTGGAGACTCGGGCGAAAGAGTCAGCAGCACAACCAAAAACGGAAGCTCTTCAGAGGGACCTTTTCCTCAGGGCAGAGTGTCATCCCCCAACACCAATACCCCACTCCAGATGGACCAATCCAATGCCACTCCTCCTCGTTATCCTGCCCACGTCAAAGAAAACGGTCGTTCAATCTCCACGCAAGGGGCAGCAGACTCCACAACAACCGCTAGTCACACCcctaccccccctcccctcaaacCAGCCCCCTCTCCTTTCTCCACCACATCTTTCCCTTCACTCGGCCAGATGCCAAGCCTGGTCCCTGGAGCACCAGCCCCCAAGGCCTCCCCATCCCCCCagccagacagagaggaggcctCCCAGTCGGCCTTCTCTAAAACAGCTGCTCTTGTTTCCCCGGGGCCTGTCACCATTTCTTGGTCACATGACAGCGGCCCTAGTGTGGCACTGTCTGCTTCTGTGGGTTTTAGTCCTAAAGCTCCCGCCTGGGGAAGCCAAACTGAG GGCTCTAAAATGGCTCCAGCTTTCCGTTTGCCCCAGTCCACTGCTCCTGTTTTTGGAGAAGTCACTTCTCAGACGAATGGAGCTTCCACTACTACTACAACCCCCCAAGACACTCCAAGGCCCTTTGGTTTCGGCTTTAGCGGGGCAAAGAACAAGACTCAATCCCCGCAAGACCAAAACTTGTTTTTCCAGTGTATGACCCAGAATTCTGGCTCCAGCCCGAGCCTAGCTGCTGGTCAGACCCAGTCCAAGGACACCAGTTACTTCAACACTGTGTCTGAGAGCCTGAGCAAAGAACCCCCGAGCCTTTTCAAGCCTGCTGCCTCCAGTGAAGCTCTGAAGAAGCCTGAGCAGCCCAAAGTGCCTGAGACCCATCCGACAGGAAATGGTGTGCTCAACAAACCTTCATCAGCCTTCCAGGGCATGGGTGGCTCTGCGGCTGGGAGAGGCTCTGGTCTAAGTATTGGTGGTCTAGCTACTCAAAGTACTTCTAAGAGGAGCAGTAATGATGGCATGTCCATGGGGAGCTTAGGCTTGCAATCTGGTTTTAATACCTCAGATAGCCACCAGAATCTTTTTCTGCAGGCCTCCAAAGAGCCCACGAATCCTTTTCTAGCATATGGGGATAAAACCTCCCACACCTCCTTTGCTGGACTCAGTGGTGCTGAACCACAGACTGTTGGTCCTTCCCCAGACAGCAAATCAAACCTGTTCACCATGGCAGAGCCACCTAAAGGGATTCTGTCTTCCCCGTTCTCAGCTCTTTCTGCAGCCGCCTCCcccagctcctcttcctctccagcaCCGGCTTCATCACATAGGGCACAGACTGAAGGGACTGTGACAAAGGAAGAGCAGGAAGCTAGTGAGATGCCTTCATCCACCTCAGGCTGCCCCATGTTTGGAAGTACTGGCCCTAGAGCAATGGAGGACCTTCCTGTGTCCTTTGACCAGAGCCAATCGCAGAAGTTTTCCCTAGAGGAAAGAGGTCAATCATCCAAACGTGACtctgactccagcagcaacagcgaCCTGTCAGACTTGAGTGAGAACGAGGAGGGCTTAGAGAAAGGCCCAGTCCCAGGCGGACCATCACACCCTGCAAAGGATGCAGCCATGTTGCAGAAAGCTAAAGTCCAAGGGGCTCCGAAGAGTCGTCCACGTAACAAGCcctttaaag TGGGCCAGTCTGTACTAAAAGACCAGAGCAAAGTGCGCCGTTTGAAGCAGTCTGGTGAGTCCTTTCTACAGGATGGCTCCTGCATCAACGTGGCACCTCACCTGCATAAATGCCGCGAGTGCCGCCTGGAGCGTTACAGAAAATATCGAGCTCCAGATGATGACAGCGATGATGAAGACGATCCCAACGTGGCCTGTCGTTTTTTCCATTTCAGAAG GTTGGCTTTCACTCGTAAAGGTGTCCTTCGTGTGGAAGGCTTTCTGAGCCCTCAGCAGAGCGATGCCATGGCCATGGGTCTGTGGTTGCCTGCACCAGCTGTCCAAGAGGGTCTGGACCTTGATACATCCAAGTACATCCTGGCCAATGTGGGAGACCAGTTCTGTCAGTTGGTCATGTCGGAGAAGGAGGcgatgatgatggtggagccTCACC AAAAAGTGGCTTGGAAGCGTGCGGTGCGAGGGGTCAGAgaaatgtgtgatgtgtgtgagacCACTCTATTCAACATCCACTGGGTGTGTCGCAAGTGTGGTTTCGGAGTGTGTCTGGACTGCTATCGGCTTCGCAGGAACAGGCCAAGGGAGG ATGTTGATGAGGGTCCAGAAGATGAGGTGTTCGCCTGGTTAAAATGTGCCAAAGGACAACCTCATGAGCCACAGAACCTCATGCCTACACAGATTATACCTGGAACAG CTCTTTACAACATAGGTGACATGGTACACTCAGCAAGAGGCAAGTGGGGAATTAAGGCTAATTGTCCATGTGCAAGTCGACACACCAAGCCTCTAGTGCGCCCCAGTGCCCCCAATGGGATTTCACAG CAGTCTGCATCAAGCAGTGGTAGCATCATCTCAGCTGCAACCCCTGGCATTGGCACGACTCCAAAATCAGAGGGAGAAACATCAGTGATCAAGACAGAACctacacaaacagcagctccaTCAGACAGTGGGGGAGGGGAAAGTGTAGGCAGCACCAGTAACTCCACCAGTGGTACATCCTCCCCCTGTAACCTCTCTCAGTCCTCTGCAAAGGAGCCACGCTCATCAGGAGAGGGCAACAGCTCTGCTCTGCACTGGCTGGCAGACCTGGCCACACAGAAAGCTAAGGATGACACTAAGG AATCCGGTTCACTCCGCTCTATGATGAGTCGAGACAGCCGGCCCCCCTTTGGCCTGGACTCGCTCAGTGCACTGTCTAAGCCTTCTGCTTCCAGCCCTAAGCTTTTTAACAGCCTGTTACTAGGCTCCAGCATGGCCCAGTCCAAACCTGAGGGGTCCAGTCTCCGGGACCTGCTCAACTCTGGACCAGGGAAACTCCCCCAGGGGCCTGGAGAGAGTGGTGTACCATTCCCTTCTGTCTTTACCTCAGCAGGC AGTGACAAGCTGAAGAGCAGTCTCCCCAACTTTCTGGATCACATAATCGCCTCAGTTGTGGAGACCAAGAAGGCAGAAGGCCGTCGGACCGGGGCCTctgaaggaggagagctggGTGTGTTGGGGGGCCGCAAAGACGGCGTAATGGGCCTTAGTGTTCTAGAGCCGCACACCTCCCACTCCTGGCTCTGTGATGGGCGACTTCTCTGCCTTCAAGATCccagcaacagcaacaactgGAAGATCTTCAGAGAGTGCTGGAAGCAGGGACAG CCTGTGTTGGTGTCAGGGATACATAAACGTCTGAAAGGAGGGTTATGGCATCCCGATGCCTTCAGCAAAGAGTTTGGAGACCAGGATGTCGACCTGGTCAATTGTAGAAACTGTGCTATCATCTCTGATGTGAAGGTGCGGGACTTCTGGGACGGCTTCCAGGTCATCTCCA AGCGACTGCAAGATAGTGGGGGCCAGCCCATGGTGTTAAAATTAAAGGATTGGCCTCCAGGTGAAGACTTCAGAGACATGATGCCAACACG GTTTGAAGATCTGATGGATAACCTCCCCTTACCTGAGTACACAAAAAGAGACGGTCGTCTTAACCTTGCCGCCCGCCTGCCtaacttttttgtgcgtccggATCTTGGACCTAAGATGTATAATGCCTATG GCTTAACTTCGTCTGAAGACAGGAAGGTGGGAACAACTAACCTCCACCTGGATGTGTCTGATGCTGTCAATGTCATGGTCTATGTTGGCATCCCTCAAATAGAAGGAGACCAGGAGCATG AGGTCATGATCACTATCGAGGAGGGTGATGTGGATGAAATGACCAAGAGGAGGGCGtttgagggagaggagaaacctgGAGCTCTATGGCACATCTATGCTGCCAAGGATGCTGAGAAAATCAGAGAACTTCTCCGCAAG GTGGGAGAAGAGCAGGGTCAAGAGAACCCTCCAGACCATGACCCCATTCATGACCAGAGCTGGTACCTGGATCAGACGCTCCGCCGCAGGCTATATGAGGAATATGGCGTCCAGGGTTGGGCGATTGTACAGTTCTTAGGAGATGCTGTTTTTATCCCAGCTGGAGCTCCACATCAG GTGCACAACCTGTACAGCTGTATCAAGGTGGCAGAGGACTTTGTGTCTCCTGAGCATGTCAGGCACTGTTTCAGACTGACTCAGGAGTTTAGACATCTGTCTACTACTCATACAAACCATGAGGACAAGCTACAG gtgaAGAACATCATCTATCACGCAGTGAAGGACGCTGTTGGAACCCTGAAGGCCCATGAACCTAAACTAGCACGTCCTTAG